The genomic segment attttactatctagggctctttttggcaatcttccaGTCTCCATTcgcactacatgaccagcccattgaagtctctgaagttttACGACTTATTATTACTTCCTTCTTTAACGAAATATTAACTCATCCAGTCTTTAATGCCTTTCACTTATaattttgttcttcttctctaTTTCTGGAACAGTTTATctcatattttcaacatttaattGCCATTGTAGTATTTCTCATAAAATTTTCTCAATACATTTTCATAACAATTTCATAACAATCATAAAATTTGATTTTACATTCATACTTTGTACTGACACACGTTGACTTCAGGAATAATTAAGTGTCCCCCATTTTTCATGAATAATATTGTATTCAATTTTACAATTTACATCATCAACTTATGATATTGACTATAATTCATCCATCACTATCACCACTACATGTTATCTTATGTCCCTTTTAATTATTTACTGTCTTTTACCATCAATAATCCTAGAAAACCtttacttttttaattaaattcaaataatccttattttacaataattacaattcaAAAATCCCCCTACACATATACAACCTACCCTACAGTTGACCATCAAATTTCCAATacaattatttttacttatttataatTAACACTACCTTACTCACACACAATTATTTATAATTACGCTACaggatatcttcttcttcctcttatttttatatagacatgactctgtccgtttttcaatgtgcctccagtaagttgtcattccatcgtttgagtggtcttcctactgatcgtcttcctattgaggaaccgtctcttgccgtctttactattctatttgttgtcattcggcttatatgatcgtttcattctacttttctatttcttacccagtttttgaaattctccaccttgcatctatgtcgtatatctgtacttctagctctgtcccatagtgtcttaccataaatttttctaagtgttttcatctctactgtttctcaacattctttttgttctctttgtgttaggtcttgtttctgccgcgtatgtcattattggtctgatgactgttttgtaaattctgcctttcgtttcttttccgatatttttatttctccatattgtttcgtttaggcagcctgcggctctgatctattcacttgatcttccacttcggtttggagctttccgtagctagataatttgatgcctagatatttaaactccatcacttgtgctaagatctgaccttccagctccaatttacagtTATATAGCATCTTAGCAATGCTGTTATAATCATGCactttgtctttgttggggaaattaacatgttaaatttgcTACAGGATATCGTTACCCTAATTAACAAATCTCGTATCTCCAAAACGACAAATTGTTCAAGAGacgcaaaaatttaaatttggggAAATTTTGCAATTCTGTCAAAATTAATCGaacattgtaaaataaaataatatacctgATGTTGTGGAGAATCACTTTGTAAAATTTTAGAGTTTATACTAAAAGTTTGTGGAGTTACGAGGTTTGTCCCAATTAAACCAATAATAatttggaattacgaggttaaaAGCACACAagaattataaaacaaatttattgCAAAATGACATTTTAGTTAACTGCATAattgaaaattacaaaaatattactttttttcaATACAACGCTAATATAATAATTAGTAGATACATAATAACATTTTTCAAATGTGTTTAAGATTATCATAAAATGAGTGATAATCACTCGGCATagtagtttttaaaatttgtaaatgctcaaacttttcttttttaattttcaacgGTTTCAGATAAAGCAGTAGTATTTCTTCAGTGGTACTCGTAAAACTACTTTTTTGTTTCCTGTGATTGGAAGAACCTGCCATTGCTCGGAATGTCTGAGTTTAAACTGAATGGTTCCATCTGGATTGTATTGTAGTGCACGCAAATCTGTTACAGTAGGATCGCATGCCTTTTATCCAGGCCTAATGGTTGATAGGTATTGACTgctaaaatttcgaaaaaatgtATGGGTTAAGTATTTTGTTTCATTAGGCTCTGGGTTTTTTCGAGCATTTTGGATGACTTCGATGTATTGCGCAGgcacatttataattttttttttaactgtctTTCTATACATGAGTTTATGTGTGCCCACGTTCGAGATATGTTTGAACCACAGTCACTTTGTTATATACAGGGAAGTTCAACAAAGCAGTCGACAATATTGCATTGCGATTTTGCCCGGTGCACCCGTCACTGTAAAAAATCAACTTCTCTCCAGGCTGAATGAACGACAATTCAGTAGctgcaaaatgacaaattatAGTTGCAAATTCATTTGCCTTAACACCCCCTTTAACTTCGCTCCATACCAAGCAGTATCCTCTATCGGTCTTAATATCATAAAGAGTAAAATTATGAACGAATTTGGTTTTATAATATAAAGCTGAGACGTTGGACTTTGGACAAAGAAGTACAGCTTGTAGATCCATAGTAAACACTTTATTGTTGGCACTAATTTTGTCATTTGACTTATCTTCTTTGGCTTCTTCTTTTTTTACTCTGTACAATTCATACTCCGCTTCTATAGCATTGCCTACTCTTTTAGCCACACATAAATCACACTCATCTTTCTTTCTCTTAAATAAACTCTTAAATAAATTCATATCCTCAAAATAATTGCTAAAATATGCAATTGACAATGGCTCCACGTCATTACTCCAGTCCTTAGAGTAAAGTTTATAAAGTTTTTGTTTTGACTGCCATTGTGGTTCAAGATACAATTTTTGAGATGTAGATCGGCAATAATGCGATTCCATTTTTGGCAAACTTTCAAATAATAACTTTAACGAATTTATTCTTTCCGAATCTAACCGTTTCCTTTTGCTAGCTTTTGATTAAGCTTTTATGCGTGCAGGACCATCTTCATCAGCAGTCACATGCACACTTGTGGCGTGTGGTTCCTGACGCTCTTGTGGTTTTACAATTTTCCAAGAGCATATGGTCCATTCTCCTATGCTTAGTGTGTTAAGGAACATTTTTTGCACACTTTAGTTTGATCGTTTTGTTTTCTTAAATAATAAGTCAAACTATTACTTCTTCTAGATTTGTTTTCGTCTTATCGGTCTCGTTTTCTTTGGGGTGTTTCAGATTTTACGTTTAGatctacaaaaaaatttttttcacccCAGCTCATTTTCCAAAAATTCGTGAAAGCCAACTTTCTGTCTTCATCCGATAGTAGATGGCATTGCATTCCAGATTTTTTTAGGTTGTTTTGATTTCTGGCTAATGTCTTACAAGAACACCTTTGTTTTAAGATTCCTTGTCATTTTGGAATATTATATCCCCATTTTCCAGTAGTACACTTTTTTCCTTTGTAAGCAATACCTAGCTCTCTGTTCTTATTATTTTGCTCTCTTTTCTAAGCTTATAATTTAACATGTCTTCCCTTTTTTCTACTCTGTCTTAAAGTTTcttctttttcaaaaattttattctCATGTTTTTAGACGAGGTGCACTCTGAATCtccatttttgttaattttaacaccattctttttaaaatttgtttctggTTCTTCCTCAGATATATTTTCTACATGTGGGTTTTCGATCACATCTTCAATAATTAAAACATCCATGTTACAAATATCTCCAGTTTCACTTTCATGCGGTACAAATGAACCGACTAAGATAGGAGGCTTTAACAACGCCATTTATAACAATTTCTCTACTCGGGACATCTGAAAAGACAAAAAATCTTACTTAAAATTTGGTGGCGGTTttcttacaaaaattaatattaccaaagtaaaaaataaatacacgAGAAGTATAAACTGCTTGAGTGTGTTCCTACTTACCCCATGCAGAATAGAAATGGTTTTTAGATTAAAATACacgttataattataattaattataatattttataatgcACATTTATACGTAAAAAGACAGACATACAACGGGCCTCACGTGTTACTGTCAGATGTACTTAACCACATTTATATTGGAGTTATGTGGTTTGCTGAAGTCAAAAGGTGATACGGAGTTACAAGGTTTTCTTTTTCGCTTATATTTAATTTCTACATTTAGATGGAGTTACAGGATTCGATTAAAAGACAGATAAATTATTTTACAAACAGATGGCGCATATATTCACAAATTGAGTAAAAATGGAGTTACGAGTTTTGCTTATTAGGGTGACGATATTACAATCCCTCTTAGTGGCCTATAAGGTAAAGTTCCCTTCTTTCACATTTAGTTCAACCAGTTAACTCATTCTTAATTAAGTTCTTTGTCTAATCATCACATTTGAATATctgccttttttaaaaaatcagcTTCCAATTTTActgattaatttaattttatagtcaattaatgaaatataaacaaataggtttatatttaaaatataaacaaataaacaataataaaaataatagttactatctcaattttaataaactaattaaaaCTCAGATAGAGTTCAACCTAAAGGTCCTTGACCtggtttactttttaaaaaatgtacaatCAATCTTGTTACGAATGTCATTACCGCTATAAACAGTCAGTTATTCCTTCGGACATATTACGTCATTTAACATTCCTACaatttaaaagtagaaaactCTTTTGAGTAGGGATTTATGTACCCTGTAAGCAATCTAAGTATATCAGCATATTGCTAtataatttaacaattttaagTATAGTTTAATCCGTTTAAACAACCATTGTCAATCATTATCTAGTTTTGAGGTTATTTTGCAAGTAGTTTAAATTAAGTAATTAACCAcaggtttttattaatttagattACTTGCTTTAAAGTTCACTGAAGATGAACTGATTAGTCAGAAAACGTTTGAACTTGAtccttttggatttttaaattcaatttttaattaaatataccaattacaacagaagtATTTTACTGCGATGTTCGAGTTTTTTTACCATATGGTATACATGTATACAGCCAACTCCTGGGAAATATCCCTTTTTAATCATTAATCACAGGCCTACATTTTTTTCTTCATAAAAAGTGTTTTTAGTTTAATTGGTGTCCTATAGTAAATGGGATGTGCTAATTACGAATCTGTACTTAGTTTTTTTCCAGCACGTCAGGTTTTCAACAAAAGCGTGTTTAAAATTTTTCATAGAAATTGCTAAAaatactgagaaaatatttattgaaactttatttaatacaaaattacaaaattgaGTTGTTCTTAAGAAAAAATTCAGTATAACCTACGTTagacaatatttgtttttttttatgaaaccGTTCTCTTCCAGAAAACTGTGTTTTGTGTTCTTCTTTTTACGGATTTTTGTGACCAAGTCTCTCCTCAAGGAGCCAGCAGTAATCAGCCATCATTCTTATATCTCATCTTCTTTGGTAACGTCTCTCCACCTCCTTTATATCCTGATGGAACCTCTCTCTATGCTCCTCTCTGACAGCTCCAAGATTTTCGGCGAAATAGTCAACGTGGGAATCCATAAAATGAAGTTTGACGCTCATATTGCAtcccagttttttataatttttgaccatGTTGGCTACAATTTCTTTATAGATTACAGACTTGTTGTTTCCAAGAAAACCGTCCATGACTTCTATGAAAGAATTCTGGAACAATCTGTCTGATTTTAAGGTTCGAATTTGAGGGGCTACAAAAATTCTTTCTTTAAGTTTAGCTTTAGAAAGTGCAGGAAATTTGTCGAACAGGTATTTAAAGCAGTCACCTTGTGTATTTAAAGCTTTGATAAACTGCTTCATCAATCCTAACTTCATGTAAAGAGGAGGCAAAAGAACTATTTTTGGGTCACTTTCTCTAAGTGGCCACTCCTTCTTAACGTAATTTAAAATTCGTACTCGACTGTGCCCCTCGCACAAAAAACATGGATACTTTGTGAATCCAGACTGCTGAACCAAAAGCATGGATATTATTTTGAGATCTCCACAGAGTTGCTAACAATATTcgctatactttattttatttagcaacagCTGAAGATTCTGGTATGAGATGCACGTAGTTAGCAACAGGCACTGAGGCATAAGTATTACTATTGTACAACAAGACACCCTTCAGACTTTTCTTAAAAGAATcaataaataaccaccataatgTGGAATCGTAATTATCAGCTCCCAGTTTCATGATTACTTCAGGAATATTATGACAATACACCAGTTAGCCTTCTTGAGAAAAATATTCCGCAAACTTTTTATCACAATGTCTACACCACTAAAAGATGGTATCTGAAGccaatagatttttatctttcagTTGTAATCCTAAGATTTGTGAAGCATCCTTCGATAGGCCCAAGTCTCTTACTGAGTCACTTAGTTCAGCTTGGATAAACTTTTGAGGTTAGTCTATCTCAGGATTGAATTCGTCTTCATCGGTTTTTTCATCTGAACTTTTATCTGATGATTGCTGTTGGATGGTGTGAAAAAAAGGTGAAGGAATAGGGATTTCTAGTCCATGAGATACAGGTCGTTTGGCAGAAGGTAAATCAGgatattaaattttgtatttattttttgatttaaaaccCTTAATATCGCAGAAGCAAAAGTAACAGTCGTCTCCACGGTTTTTTCGTTCCCTCCGTACCATAGGAATGCCGAAGGGTAACGAGTTACGTGTACCTTATGTCCATTTTCTCAGTATTTCATAGTAGTAGGTCATCGTTTTTGATATAtaaagttatttatgttttcttgtatcgtttcttaCACGTACAATTTGTGCTTTGAGGACCCCAAGCCAGATGCTACTgattatttttgaaaatactgtggttcaaaaatatatatatatacaaggatttccacagtcttcactgtattccttcactcaaccgttttctccaatttttcctgtttagccagtccccttcctgtaggtttcttctactgattgcttcgtccacctcatctctgaaagatcttcggggtctgcctctctttcttcttcctatcgggctccactctgttattctatttatccaccgattttggtctgctcttctgacatgtccgtaccaggttaacctcttctgttcgatgtagtctattatgtcggagttcatgcccattctcctcttaaactccatgttatttatcctatctcttcttgttactctgcagcttctccttagaaattccatctctgttgctcttattttgtttttggttttcttatttattgtcaaattttcacacccataagtgaggatacttcttgtcatggtattatatatttttttctttgttttcatgctgatgttcttatcccatagtaccgggttcaattttcgtatgcagtctcttgtttgtcctagtctattttttatatcttcctccgttgttcctttgtttgatattatgaaacctaaatacttatacttgtctgttcctttgatttgtttaccttcgtctatttccagctgttttatttctgtattctccgttgttaggtattcagttttctttaggtttatttccatcccattctttgtatattcctgctccagttttctcatcataaatctgaggtcatcctcgtcttgtgcgatcactatttggtcgtcggcaaaacttagcgtatatagatattcgttccttactggtatacccattccttcgcactttcttttccatggtttcagggttttttccaggaatattttgaacagggtgggggatgtggagcaaccctgtagtagtccctttgtcgtcttaaatggactgcatattctattgcccgttttgatagctacttcgttattcttgtagagtgcttttaccgcgtttattaatcttcgtggaacttcgatgttttccattgcttcccatagcttggttctaggtattgagtcatatgccttcttaagatcaacaaaagccagatggacggatctatttttggccattcttttttctattagttgttcgaccgtgtaaatgtgatctaagcatgctttccccgctgtgaaacctgcctggtcttctccgattttatcttgtacatatatttctaatttttcctttatggtctttccatacagtctgcctatagacgatataatgctgattccccgatagttttcgcagttttttctatttcctttcttgtatattgatgtcatatatgcttgggtccattctgccggtaagtcttctccattcagtgctctctcaaacattttatgtatcatacggaataacttttccgatccgttttttatcaattcatttggcattccgccgggaccttctgcttttttgttctttagagttttgatcgttctttttacctctgctaggcttaattcgatttcgtcatgtgtgtagatttctattccgtctatttctgattgtttgaattcggggcggtcttcggttagcaattttttatagtattcttgccattcgttttctttgatttgaccgatcttgattttctctgttttatttctttggagcgattttaagatgcgccatgactctgaatttctcgttcctcctatgtgctgttctatctctgtgcatgttttttcccatctttcatttttttcatttgctacttttcttttcacttctttattttttttttctgtatagttccaagtcctcatagttttttgtgttcaggtattttatatgaagttcttttttctcttttatgcatgttagtgtgtcttcggttaatttcgtagtttcaatctctccccgttatcgttcattatatcttctccaaatctaccaactgttctgtcgttttcttttcttcctgttctTCCATTTAGGTCACCGGCGATAATTATTTCTTGGTTCTTATTTCTCTTTTCGATTTCTTCTTGCAGTTGTTCTATGAATTGTTCTTTTTCTGCAATTGAGCTGTCTTCTGTTGGACCGTATACTGCTAGTAAAATAATTTGTCTTCCGTATACTTTTAAGTTAAGCTTGGC from the Diabrotica undecimpunctata isolate CICGRU chromosome 1, icDiaUnde3, whole genome shotgun sequence genome contains:
- the LOC140434604 gene encoding uncharacterized protein, with the translated sequence MTETKKKGNGTEKMEEVIHCWSGIDKKERAKAGIAIILKKKWEHAIENWEPINERIAKLNLKVYGRQIILLAVYGPTEDSSIAEKEQFIEQLQEEIEKRNKNQEIIIAVPVANYVHLIPESSAVAK